The Phycisphaerae bacterium sequence GAAAATCGCCGGCAGCGGCGTGAACATGGTCATTTCCATTGGAGAGAAATCCCGGCTGGTCAGTCGAACCATCGAGGCGGTCTCCGGCGGAGCAGTGGAGACGCACGCTTACTCGTCAGCAGTTTCGGCCAAGCGGCGGCTCGTGTCGTATCTTAACAAAAATGACACCATCCTGATGAAGGGCTCGAGGCTGCTGGCGCTGGAGAAGCTTGTTCCGGTGATCAGGGAATGGGCGGTTTTGCCTGAGGGGAAGACGCCCGTCGGGGCAGGGAGCAGGAAGAAGCTGCGCTCGTCGGCTGCATTGTGAGAACAAGAGACGGTCTGCCCCGGTCGTCGGCTCCCGAAGGGGCCGGTCCGGCCGGGCCTGCATGAAACGGGTCTGGACGTGCTTTACCATTTGTTCGACGCACTATATGGTCACCCCGCCGGGCCTTACGCCTACAAGGACCCGCTCTTTCGGGGAACATGTGCGTTATTGTTGGGCTTCTTTCTGGTCTGGTTCTTGGGGCCATGGTTCATCCGGCAACTCAGACGCTACAGCATTGGCGACCAGGCGGAGTTCGACCACGCCCAGCTTAACCTTGACAACGCCGATAAGCGGAACACGCCGACCATGGGCGGCCTGCTGATCATGGCGGTGATCCTGTGTAACGTGCTGTTGCTGGCCGATCTGAACAACTACTACATCACCATGGGGTTGTTCTGCATGGTCTGGTTGACGGCTTTGGGGTCTGTGGATGACTGGCTCAAGCTGACCATCAAGCGTCGCACGGGGACCCGCGACGGGCTGAAGATGCACGAGAAGCTCCTGTTTCAGATCGCCTTGGCTGTGCTGCTGGGCTTTTACATTTACCGGCATGGCGAATACAACGCCACCACGATCAGCGGCGATCAGATCCAGACATTTCGCATTCTGAACGTCCCTTTCTATAAGACCGGCTGGGAGCTGAACCAGGTCGCGTTCTTCATCATCACCATCCTGGTGGTCACGGGCACGTCCAATGCGGTGAACCTGACCGATGGCATGGATGGCCTGGCTTCCGGATGCATGGTGCTTTGTAGTTTCGTGTTCATGATTCTGGCCTACATTGGCGGCGATCGCGAACTGGCCAACAGCCTCCTTTTCCCCCACATCCCGCACACGGCGGAGTTGGCGGTGCTGTGCGGTGCGATGATGGGCGCATGCATGGGTTTTCTCTGGCACAACTGTTATCCCGCCAAGGTCTTCATGGGAGACACCGGATCATTGCCGCTGGGCGGGATGATCGGTTATGTGGCAATCTGCACCCGGCAGGAGCTGATGCTGTTCATCGTCGGAGGCGTGTTCGTGATCGAGGCCGTGTCGGTCATTATGCAGGTGGGTTATTTCAAGATGAGCGGCGGGAAACGCATCTTCCGGGTCGCCCCGATTCATCACCACTTCCACCTCGGCGGTTGGACCGAGACGCAGACGGTCACGCGTTTCTGGCTCCTGGCGATCGTCTTTGCCGGAATCGCCCTGGCAACAGTGAAAATACGGTAGGGGGCGAACTCTGGAGTCGCGCCCGGCGACCGAGGGTATCGGCCGAGGGACCGGGGGCAGCCTGACGTCTCCCTTTGACCCGGCGCGTCTCGCGCATACCATGAATCATCATGTTGCCCTGTGAGATGCTTCGGATCCGGCATTCGGACCACTATGAGGCGTTCGCGAGATTGTGGCTGCCTCGATCGCCGCGCGGGGCAGTCTTGTACCTGCATGGTATCCAGTCGCACGGACTTTGGTTTGAGGCTTCCGCGGCGCACCTGGCCGAGGCGGGGTTTGCCGTGCTGCTGCCCGATCGTCGAGGCAGCGGCCGCAACGAGGTCGAACGCGGGCACGCCTCGTCGGCCCGGTTGTTGCTCCGCGATGTCGCTGACGGGCTGGACGAACTGCACGTGCGGACCGGGTTGCCGCGATTTCACCTGTTGGGCGTGAGTTGGGGTGGCAAACTGGCCGCCGCCTTTTGGAATCATGCTCCGGCTCGGGTCGCAACCCTGACGCTGGTCGCCCCCGGATTGTTTCCCCGAGTGGACGTGCCCCTGACGCAAAAGATTCGGATCGGCTTGGCGTCTGTCGTCGCGAGGAGAAAACTGGTCGACATTCCCCTGGATGAGCCGGAGCTCTTTACCGCCAATCCCGCCCGTCAGGCATTCATCAGGTCTGACAAGCTGAAGCTGTCCCGGGCGACCGTGGCGTTCATGCTTGCATCGCGTCGTCTGGACGCCCGGGTGGCGCGGCTGGCCAGGCACTCGCCGGGGTGCCCGCTGAAGGTATTCCTGGCCGGCAGGGACCGCATCATCGACAACGAGAAGACGAAAGCATTCGTCCGGTCTCTCCCGTGGCCAACCAGGGGCGTCGTCGAGTATCCCGAGGCTCACCACACCATCGAGTTCGAGCCTGATCCTCGCCCGTTTCTTGACGATCTGGTTGCCTGGATGTCCTCGCAAGCCGATGTGAAGAGTGGAGAAGTTCTCGCGGCGGGCCCCTGATGGCGCCGTCGGAGGAAGAGTTCTGTGATCACGTATTCACTGCAAAGCGGTTCGAACGGCAACGCCATCTATGTCGAGGCGGGAGACGTTCGCTTGTTGTTTGACGCGGGCGTATCGGGCAAGACGGCCGAGGGCCGAATGCGCGTCCGCGGGCATGAGATACGCGATGCGACCGCCTTGATCATTTCGCACGACCATGCCGATCACATGCGTTGCGCGGGCATCTACCAGCGAAAGTTCGGCCTGCCGATCTACATGAGTGCGCGGACGCATCGGGCCTATCGCGAGAATCTGGGCCACCTGAAGGATGTACGGTACTTTGAAGTCGGACAGCCGCTTCGTTTCAACGGCGTCGTTGTCTATACCGTCCCCACCCCCCACGATGCCGCCGACGGTGCAGTGTTTGTGGTTGAGCATGCCGGGCGCCGGCTTGGCATTCTCACGGATCTCGGGCACTCTTTCGCGGCCCTTCGCAGGCTGCTGCCGACGCTGGATGCCGCGTACCTCGAAAGCAACTACGATCCGCATCTGCTGGCAACGGGGCCGTACCCGCTCTCCCTGCAGGCTCGAATCCGAGGCAGCGGAGGACACCTCTCCAACCAGGAGGCTGCGGCACTTGTCCGCGAGTCGGCCAAGCGTCTGCGATGGGTGGTTCTTTCCCACCTGAGCGAGCAGAACAACCGGCCGGAGCTGGCCCTGGAGGCTCATCGTCGCGAGGTCGGGCCGCGGTTTCCGCTCTATGTTGCTTCCCGCTACGACCT is a genomic window containing:
- the mraY gene encoding phospho-N-acetylmuramoyl-pentapeptide-transferase; translation: MLYHLFDALYGHPAGPYAYKDPLFRGTCALLLGFFLVWFLGPWFIRQLRRYSIGDQAEFDHAQLNLDNADKRNTPTMGGLLIMAVILCNVLLLADLNNYYITMGLFCMVWLTALGSVDDWLKLTIKRRTGTRDGLKMHEKLLFQIALAVLLGFYIYRHGEYNATTISGDQIQTFRILNVPFYKTGWELNQVAFFIITILVVTGTSNAVNLTDGMDGLASGCMVLCSFVFMILAYIGGDRELANSLLFPHIPHTAELAVLCGAMMGACMGFLWHNCYPAKVFMGDTGSLPLGGMIGYVAICTRQELMLFIVGGVFVIEAVSVIMQVGYFKMSGGKRIFRVAPIHHHFHLGGWTETQTVTRFWLLAIVFAGIALATVKIR
- a CDS encoding alpha/beta fold hydrolase, with the protein product MLPCEMLRIRHSDHYEAFARLWLPRSPRGAVLYLHGIQSHGLWFEASAAHLAEAGFAVLLPDRRGSGRNEVERGHASSARLLLRDVADGLDELHVRTGLPRFHLLGVSWGGKLAAAFWNHAPARVATLTLVAPGLFPRVDVPLTQKIRIGLASVVARRKLVDIPLDEPELFTANPARQAFIRSDKLKLSRATVAFMLASRRLDARVARLARHSPGCPLKVFLAGRDRIIDNEKTKAFVRSLPWPTRGVVEYPEAHHTIEFEPDPRPFLDDLVAWMSSQADVKSGEVLAAGP
- a CDS encoding MBL fold metallo-hydrolase; this encodes MITYSLQSGSNGNAIYVEAGDVRLLFDAGVSGKTAEGRMRVRGHEIRDATALIISHDHADHMRCAGIYQRKFGLPIYMSARTHRAYRENLGHLKDVRYFEVGQPLRFNGVVVYTVPTPHDAADGAVFVVEHAGRRLGILTDLGHSFAALRRLLPTLDAAYLESNYDPHLLATGPYPLSLQARIRGSGGHLSNQEAAALVRESAKRLRWVVLSHLSEQNNRPELALEAHRREVGPRFPLYVASRYDLGPLMSL